The following coding sequences are from one Nitrosopumilaceae archaeon window:
- a CDS encoding phenylalanine--tRNA ligase subunit alpha has product MSQVLHPIEQKLLKSLLEKQNLTPEDLCEKTQLSIDQVRRGIEWLKFKELVQVNESEKNFVALGKMGNEAFEKGLPERQLVNYLKSIDGFSCEMSQAKGQLKNEFSPAIANAKKNGWIEIYENRILLKGYHDTTPEERILKLIASKNPAVSSIDEIGDKNTLDLLKKRPEFLTFTFTKYTTVNLTEKGIETAKNVSSVADVLVRAIDVESLAPTVFAARSHPLQDVINEVREIFIGLGFTEIVGNQTQSSFWNFDALFTPQDHPAREMQDTFYLKGLHAKNIGTKNQISNVSQVHKKGWRYNWKLEESKRLVLRTHTTCVTIKELADNRPEEARIFSIGRVFRNEKVSYKHLVEFNQVEGVVVGKNVSLRDLMGLQREFYLKMGMKKIKFWPTFFPYTEPSLQSMVYNEKLGKWVELFGMGIFRPEVTIPLGIKNPVLAWGGGIERIAMLKFGLDDVRELYNNNLGWLRNVSKCQ; this is encoded by the coding sequence ATGTCACAAGTTCTTCATCCAATAGAACAAAAGCTTCTCAAATCATTACTTGAAAAACAAAACTTAACACCAGAAGATCTTTGTGAAAAAACACAATTATCTATAGATCAAGTGAGACGCGGTATTGAGTGGCTTAAATTCAAAGAATTAGTTCAAGTTAATGAATCTGAGAAAAATTTTGTTGCTCTAGGGAAAATGGGAAATGAAGCATTTGAGAAGGGATTGCCAGAACGACAACTTGTTAATTACCTCAAATCAATAGATGGTTTTTCTTGTGAAATGAGTCAAGCAAAAGGCCAATTAAAAAATGAATTTAGTCCTGCTATTGCAAATGCAAAGAAAAATGGTTGGATAGAAATTTATGAAAATAGGATTTTACTTAAAGGATATCATGATACTACCCCTGAAGAAAGAATACTCAAATTAATTGCTTCAAAAAATCCTGCAGTATCTTCAATAGATGAAATAGGAGATAAGAATACACTTGACTTGCTAAAAAAAAGACCTGAATTTCTTACTTTTACTTTTACAAAATATACTACAGTAAATCTTACTGAGAAAGGAATAGAGACAGCAAAGAACGTATCAAGTGTTGCTGATGTTCTTGTAAGAGCAATTGATGTAGAATCTCTCGCGCCTACGGTTTTTGCTGCAAGATCTCATCCACTTCAAGATGTAATTAATGAAGTAAGAGAAATTTTCATTGGACTAGGATTTACAGAAATTGTTGGTAATCAAACTCAATCTAGCTTTTGGAATTTTGATGCACTTTTTACCCCACAGGATCATCCTGCAAGAGAAATGCAAGACACATTTTATCTTAAGGGACTACATGCAAAAAACATTGGTACTAAAAATCAAATATCAAATGTATCTCAAGTGCATAAAAAAGGATGGAGATATAACTGGAAACTAGAAGAATCTAAAAGATTAGTTTTACGTACTCATACTACATGTGTAACAATAAAAGAGTTGGCAGATAACAGACCTGAAGAAGCCAGAATATTTTCTATCGGTAGAGTTTTTAGAAACGAAAAAGTCAGCTACAAACATCTAGTTGAGTTTAATCAAGTAGAGGGAGTGGTAGTTGGTAAGAATGTCTCATTGAGAGATTTGATGGGATTACAAAGGGAGTTTTATTTGAAGATGGGCATGAAAAAAATAAAATTTTGGCCTACTTTCTTTCCTTACACTGAACCATCTTTACAATCAATGGTGTATAATGAAAAGCTCGGAAAATGGGTAGAGCTTTTTGGTATGGGTATTTTTAGACCTGAGGTAACAATTCCACTTGGAATAAAAAATCCAGTTCTTGCTTGGGGTGGAGGAATTGAAAGAATTGCAATGCTCAAATTTGGATTGGATGATGTCCGTGAACTTTACAACAACAACCTTGGTTGGTTGAGGAATGTATCAAAATGCCAGTAG
- the pheT gene encoding phenylalanine--tRNA ligase subunit beta gives MPVVTLYFDRITSILGKKISKEKIVSTLPFIGLDIEEETKNYVNVEYSPNRPDYSTDYGIVSSLQGLLGIKTGMPKLKIKKGKDAIIVNPSVRKIRPFVTAIAAKNGKLDDETIQQIIVMQEDLHNGIGRRRKKTSIGIHDLDKISFPLTYTTTSKNHKFIPLESSQEMTINEILKKDETGIKYGHLVKNSEKAPVILDSNGHTISFPPIINSERTKISKNTKNILVEITAIEKNAAEDTLAVIANILQDAGFELFSIKISGANNSTPLLKPRIMILDTELVNKILGIKISISKMVSALRKSRLDAQGKGKKIVCTIPRYRTDIFGPMDLIEEVALGYGIENFEPTIPESISVGQKNKVTTTLDSINSVMIGLGYSEVMNLGLVSHRVLYDYTKRDASKIISVSDSKSQEHNILRDAILPGLIDTLSRNIHEPYPQMLFETGTVFLKNNDEIKEEIHLACVSAHNDVSFTEIKSVLQSFLKTTFGLECKTITSSNSMFIEGRSADIFVNNKIGEIGEFLPEITGNFKLRVPIAGFEIRLTGLY, from the coding sequence ATGCCAGTAGTTACTTTATATTTTGATAGGATTACAAGCATCCTTGGCAAAAAAATCTCAAAAGAAAAAATCGTCTCAACATTGCCTTTTATTGGATTGGATATTGAAGAAGAAACAAAAAATTATGTTAACGTGGAATACAGTCCTAATAGACCAGACTATTCAACAGATTATGGAATAGTATCTAGTCTGCAAGGTCTTCTTGGAATAAAAACCGGCATGCCAAAACTAAAAATCAAAAAAGGAAAAGATGCCATAATAGTAAATCCATCTGTGAGAAAGATAAGACCGTTTGTAACAGCTATAGCGGCAAAAAATGGAAAGCTTGACGATGAAACAATACAGCAGATTATTGTCATGCAAGAGGATCTTCATAATGGAATTGGAAGAAGAAGAAAAAAGACATCCATAGGCATACATGATTTAGATAAAATTTCATTTCCATTAACATATACAACAACTAGCAAGAATCACAAATTCATTCCTCTTGAATCATCACAAGAAATGACCATAAATGAAATTCTCAAGAAAGATGAAACAGGTATAAAATATGGACATTTGGTAAAAAACTCTGAGAAAGCTCCAGTTATCTTAGATTCAAATGGTCATACGATATCATTCCCACCAATAATAAATTCAGAACGAACAAAGATTTCAAAAAATACTAAAAATATACTAGTAGAAATTACAGCAATTGAAAAAAATGCTGCCGAAGATACTCTTGCAGTAATAGCAAACATACTTCAGGATGCTGGTTTTGAACTCTTTTCTATAAAAATTAGTGGCGCTAATAACTCTACTCCATTACTGAAACCCCGAATTATGATTCTTGATACGGAACTAGTAAACAAAATACTTGGCATAAAAATTTCAATATCTAAAATGGTGTCTGCACTTAGAAAAAGCAGATTAGATGCTCAAGGAAAAGGAAAAAAAATTGTTTGTACTATTCCTCGATATAGAACAGATATTTTTGGACCAATGGACCTTATTGAAGAAGTGGCCCTTGGATATGGTATAGAAAACTTTGAACCAACAATTCCTGAATCTATTTCTGTTGGTCAGAAAAATAAAGTTACAACTACATTAGATTCAATAAATTCAGTAATGATTGGTCTTGGATATTCTGAAGTAATGAATCTCGGTCTAGTTAGTCATCGTGTCTTGTATGATTATACAAAAAGAGATGCATCTAAGATTATCTCAGTTAGCGATTCTAAAAGTCAGGAGCATAACATACTACGTGACGCTATATTGCCTGGTCTAATTGATACTTTATCTAGAAATATTCATGAACCATATCCTCAAATGCTATTTGAAACTGGCACTGTATTCTTAAAAAACAATGATGAAATTAAAGAAGAAATCCATCTTGCATGTGTTAGTGCCCATAATGATGTTAGCTTTACAGAAATAAAATCAGTTTTACAGTCTTTTCTTAAAACAACATTTGGTCTAGAATGTAAAACCATCACTTCTTCAAACTCGATGTTTATTGAAGGTAGAAGTGCGGACATATTTGTTAACAACAAAATTGGTGAAATTGGAGAGTTTCTTCCTGAGATAACTGGTAATTTCAAGTTGAGAGTGCCAATTGCAGGTTTTGAGATAAGACTTACTGGATTATATTAA
- a CDS encoding Lrp/AsnC ligand binding domain-containing protein: MATAYVLINCELGSEEAIISQLKAIQGVKEVHGTFGAYDILAKIESPTVEALREVITWKIRKIEKIRSTLTLMGIEGQS; encoded by the coding sequence ATGGCAACTGCATATGTGTTAATAAATTGCGAACTTGGTTCTGAAGAAGCAATTATCAGCCAGTTAAAAGCAATTCAGGGTGTCAAAGAAGTACATGGTACCTTTGGTGCCTATGATATTTTGGCCAAAATAGAATCGCCAACAGTAGAAGCCCTAAGAGAAGTAATAACTTGGAAAATTCGTAAAATCGAAAAGATCCGTTCTACTCTAACGTTGATGGGAATAGAAGGCCAAAGTTAA
- the pdxS gene encoding pyridoxal 5'-phosphate synthase lyase subunit PdxS, which yields MIPLSGDIADTKGTIKEKIESYSIKRGTSTLKRGFAHMLKNGVVMDVTTVEQAQIAEDAGAVSVMVLDKLPSDVRKAGGVARTASIRVIEEIMDAVTIPVMAKCRIGHVYEAMVLQETDVDMIDESEVLTPADEFRHIWKWDFTTPFVNGARSLGEALRRIEEGAAMIRTKGEPGTGNVAEAVTHIKNVNTELRKIKSIYDSGDEQDLVSAAREMKVSYSLIEETASLGRLPVVNFAAGGISTPADAAYLMTLGCDGIFVGSGIFKAEDAKERAQAIVLATTFWEDPDKVKEAQKMIDERQSMLGLDTKNLELRMQERGSTA from the coding sequence ATGATACCGCTTTCTGGTGATATTGCAGACACAAAAGGAACTATCAAGGAAAAAATAGAGTCATATTCCATTAAACGAGGAACATCTACACTTAAACGCGGATTTGCACACATGTTGAAAAATGGAGTTGTAATGGATGTTACAACTGTTGAACAAGCGCAAATAGCTGAAGATGCAGGAGCAGTTTCTGTAATGGTTTTAGATAAACTTCCATCTGATGTAAGAAAAGCTGGAGGAGTTGCAAGAACTGCAAGTATTCGAGTTATTGAAGAAATTATGGATGCAGTAACAATTCCTGTAATGGCAAAATGTAGAATAGGACACGTTTACGAAGCTATGGTTTTACAAGAAACAGATGTTGACATGATTGATGAATCTGAAGTTTTGACTCCTGCTGATGAATTCAGGCATATTTGGAAATGGGATTTTACCACGCCATTTGTAAATGGTGCAAGAAGTCTTGGTGAAGCTCTTAGAAGAATAGAAGAAGGTGCAGCAATGATTAGGACAAAAGGTGAACCTGGAACAGGAAACGTGGCAGAAGCGGTAACTCATATTAAAAATGTAAACACCGAACTTCGAAAGATAAAATCAATTTATGATTCTGGTGATGAACAAGATTTGGTTAGTGCTGCAAGGGAAATGAAAGTCTCATATTCTCTAATAGAAGAAACAGCAAGTCTCGGAAGGCTGCCAGTTGTCAATTTTGCAGCTGGTGGAATATCAACACCTGCTGATGCTGCCTATCTTATGACACTTGGATGTGATGGAATTTTTGTTGGCTCTGGAATATTCAAAGCAGAAGATGCTAAAGAACGAGCACAAGCTATAGTTCTTGCAACTACGTTTTGGGAAGACCCTGATAAAGTAAAAGAAGCTCAAAAGATGATAGATGAAAGACAATCTATGCTAGGTCTTGATACCAAAAACCTAGAACTTAGGATGCAAGAGCGTGGAAGTACAGCATGA
- the pdxT gene encoding pyridoxal 5'-phosphate synthase glutaminase subunit PdxT, whose amino-acid sequence MNGLNIGVLAVQGDVAENIMATKMAMEELGIEGIVNEIKNPEQISDLDGLIIPGGESTVIGTLSLVNGSLKKIKEKIASGMPVFGICAGLILLSKKAKDRVVGEMDQPLLDLLDVKIERNAFGRQRDSFESEISMEKIGVPKFQGVFIRAPSIMEIGHNVEIISKFNEKIIAVKQGKILGTSFHPELTDDLSLHKYFVNLVNEKN is encoded by the coding sequence ATGAATGGGCTTAACATTGGAGTACTTGCCGTTCAAGGTGATGTTGCAGAAAATATAATGGCAACAAAAATGGCTATGGAAGAACTTGGTATTGAAGGGATCGTAAATGAAATAAAAAACCCAGAACAAATTTCTGATCTTGACGGTTTGATCATTCCAGGGGGAGAAAGTACAGTAATAGGAACACTTTCTCTAGTAAACGGGTCTCTAAAGAAGATAAAAGAAAAAATTGCTTCTGGCATGCCTGTTTTTGGAATTTGTGCTGGTCTCATACTGCTCTCAAAAAAAGCAAAAGACCGAGTAGTAGGTGAGATGGATCAACCACTCTTAGATTTGTTAGATGTAAAAATTGAACGAAATGCATTTGGAAGACAACGTGATTCTTTTGAGTCAGAAATCTCAATGGAAAAGATAGGGGTTCCCAAATTCCAAGGGGTCTTTATCAGAGCACCTTCAATTATGGAAATTGGACACAACGTGGAAATAATATCAAAATTTAATGAAAAAATAATTGCAGTAAAACAAGGGAAAATTCTTGGTACATCATTTCATCCCGAATTAACAGATGATCTTTCATTACACAAATATTTTGTGAATCTTGTTAACGAAAAAAACTAG
- a CDS encoding aconitate hydratase yields the protein MEIETTPELVSRVYKKSEENISKYKKKVNSALTLTEKILIGHLEELVEEDNLQRGKSYVYLGPDRVALQDVTGQMVVLQFMQSGLKRTTLPTTVHCDHLIQARIEGVVDTLVALDENSEVYKFLESACSKYGMGFWKPGAGIIHQVVLENYAFPGGLMIGTDSHTPNAGGLGMLAIGVGGVDAAEVMAGLPWELLYPKRIGVYLKGELNGWTAPKDIILYVAGKLTVSGGTNAVIEYFGPGTKSISCTGKATITNMGAEIGATCSIFPYDKRMETYLRVTNRGKIADLANQNMYLLTPDPEVEQNPEKYFDQIIEIDLSQLEPNIVGPHTPDLTRPISQLADDVKKNNYLDNISVALIGSCTNSSYEDMSRAASIAKQAKLKGIKAKIPLLVTPGSEQIRATIERDGQMDSLKAIGATVLANACGPCIGQWSRPELKKGEPNTIVTSYNRNFPGRNDGRRETMNFIGSPELVIALALGGKLSFNPLKDSLIASDGSEFKLQPPSIAPEVPPNGFKNTEGIYVPPSKNPDSVEVIINKNSIRLQKLEPFTKWDGNDFQDLPVLIKTKGKTTTDHISPAGHWLTFRGNLDKLSDNMFLGAVNAFDDEVGKAKNMINGKIEPIPQIARQYKQNGIKWIVIGDANYGEGSSREHAAMTPRYLGCAVVIAKSFARIHETNLKKQGILALTFENPNDYEKIRESDKISIVGLSNLEPGKPVKCYLNHADGTKEEIMLKHSYNKFQIDWFKAGSALNILRQKEHQ from the coding sequence ATGGAAATAGAAACCACACCTGAACTTGTATCACGTGTTTATAAAAAAAGTGAAGAAAATATTTCCAAATATAAAAAGAAGGTAAACAGTGCACTTACACTTACTGAGAAGATCCTTATAGGACACTTGGAAGAATTAGTAGAAGAGGACAATTTACAGAGAGGTAAGAGTTATGTCTATTTAGGACCTGATAGAGTGGCCTTACAAGATGTAACTGGGCAGATGGTTGTTTTACAGTTTATGCAGTCAGGATTGAAAAGAACTACACTTCCAACAACAGTCCACTGCGATCATTTGATTCAAGCTAGAATTGAAGGTGTGGTTGATACCTTGGTTGCTCTTGATGAAAATAGTGAAGTGTACAAGTTTTTGGAATCGGCCTGTAGTAAATACGGGATGGGTTTCTGGAAACCTGGAGCTGGTATAATCCACCAAGTTGTTCTTGAAAATTATGCATTTCCAGGAGGTCTTATGATTGGAACTGACTCTCATACCCCAAACGCTGGTGGTCTTGGAATGCTTGCCATAGGTGTTGGTGGGGTAGACGCAGCAGAGGTTATGGCTGGACTTCCTTGGGAACTTTTGTATCCAAAGCGAATTGGAGTTTATTTGAAAGGTGAGCTTAACGGATGGACTGCTCCAAAAGATATTATTCTATATGTGGCAGGAAAACTTACAGTTTCTGGTGGAACTAATGCAGTCATTGAATATTTTGGACCAGGTACAAAATCAATCAGTTGCACCGGAAAAGCAACAATAACGAACATGGGAGCTGAGATAGGTGCTACATGTTCCATCTTTCCATATGACAAAAGAATGGAAACTTATCTTAGAGTTACGAATCGTGGAAAGATTGCAGATCTTGCAAATCAGAACATGTACTTGCTTACTCCCGATCCTGAAGTAGAACAAAATCCAGAAAAATATTTTGATCAAATAATAGAGATAGATCTTTCACAACTTGAACCTAATATTGTAGGACCGCATACTCCTGATCTTACCAGACCTATTTCTCAGTTGGCAGACGACGTCAAGAAAAATAACTATCTTGATAATATTTCAGTGGCTCTCATAGGAAGTTGTACTAATTCCTCTTATGAGGATATGTCAAGAGCTGCCAGCATCGCAAAGCAAGCAAAATTAAAAGGAATAAAAGCAAAAATTCCACTTCTTGTTACTCCAGGCTCAGAACAAATACGAGCAACAATAGAACGTGACGGTCAAATGGATTCTCTAAAAGCAATTGGAGCTACTGTTCTTGCAAATGCTTGTGGACCATGCATAGGACAATGGAGTAGACCAGAATTAAAAAAAGGAGAACCAAATACCATAGTCACATCCTATAACCGAAATTTCCCAGGAAGAAATGATGGAAGAAGAGAAACAATGAATTTCATTGGCAGTCCAGAGTTAGTAATTGCCTTGGCTCTTGGAGGAAAACTCTCATTTAACCCACTAAAAGACTCGCTAATTGCATCAGATGGTTCTGAATTCAAACTTCAACCTCCATCAATAGCACCAGAAGTACCACCTAATGGATTCAAAAATACCGAAGGCATCTATGTTCCACCATCAAAAAATCCTGATAGCGTTGAAGTTATAATAAATAAAAATAGTATCAGACTACAAAAACTGGAACCTTTTACAAAATGGGATGGAAATGATTTTCAAGATCTTCCAGTGCTGATAAAGACAAAAGGGAAAACTACTACGGATCATATTTCTCCTGCAGGTCACTGGCTTACATTTCGAGGTAATTTGGATAAGCTTAGTGACAACATGTTTCTTGGCGCAGTCAATGCTTTTGATGACGAAGTTGGTAAAGCAAAAAACATGATCAATGGAAAAATAGAACCGATTCCACAGATAGCAAGACAGTATAAACAAAATGGCATAAAATGGATTGTAATTGGTGATGCTAATTATGGAGAAGGAAGCAGTAGAGAACATGCTGCAATGACTCCTAGGTATCTAGGATGTGCCGTAGTTATTGCAAAAAGTTTTGCACGAATACATGAAACTAATTTGAAAAAACAAGGAATACTCGCTTTAACTTTTGAAAATCCCAATGATTATGAAAAAATAAGAGAATCTGATAAAATTAGTATTGTGGGTCTAAGCAACTTGGAACCTGGAAAACCAGTAAAATGTTATCTAAATCATGCAGACGGAACAAAAGAAGAGATAATGCTTAAACATTCTTACAATAAATTTCAAATAGACTGGTTCAAAGCAGGGTCTGCTTTGAATATTCTAAGACAAAAAGAACACCAGTAA
- a CDS encoding zinc-binding dehydrogenase: MKAVVIRKHGGPDVLSYEEVKNPTPKKGHVIVKVDYCAVNHLDIWVRNGLPGKKISFPHILGCDICGTLVDGFGSFKKNEKVVVYPAVESGVPRVSYSIIGGFGMHQGGYAEFIQVPHQNIVKKPSWFSNEEVCALNVSYLTAWNMLEKSNCKKNDSMLIWGANSGVGSAAILLAKAKGIQVITIASDMKKINQAKKLGADHVIDRSKSDISSEVLKYTKNEGVDAVIDHVGTKTWPVSLNVLKVDGKMLACGTTTGSEATINIREFYSKEARIIGAYLGTKSQLVSLHKFMKLKRIKPLIDSIYKLKDARQAHEKMEQSNQFGKIILKI, encoded by the coding sequence TTGAAGGCAGTTGTCATTAGGAAACATGGTGGTCCTGATGTATTGTCATATGAAGAGGTAAAGAATCCGACTCCAAAAAAAGGCCATGTGATTGTTAAAGTGGATTATTGTGCAGTAAATCACCTAGACATATGGGTTAGAAATGGGCTACCTGGGAAAAAAATTTCATTTCCACATATTTTAGGTTGTGATATTTGCGGTACTTTGGTAGACGGTTTTGGAAGTTTCAAAAAAAATGAAAAGGTAGTAGTATATCCTGCAGTAGAAAGCGGTGTTCCAAGAGTTTCATATTCAATTATAGGCGGATTTGGCATGCATCAAGGAGGATATGCAGAATTTATCCAAGTTCCACATCAAAATATAGTAAAAAAACCGTCTTGGTTTTCAAATGAAGAAGTGTGTGCACTTAATGTATCCTATCTAACTGCATGGAACATGTTAGAAAAGTCAAATTGTAAAAAAAATGATAGCATGTTAATTTGGGGTGCAAATAGTGGAGTAGGCTCTGCAGCAATACTTTTAGCAAAAGCAAAAGGAATTCAAGTAATCACAATTGCATCAGATATGAAAAAAATAAACCAAGCAAAAAAGTTAGGTGCAGATCATGTCATAGATAGAAGTAAATCAGATATCAGTAGCGAGGTTCTCAAATACACAAAAAATGAAGGTGTGGATGCTGTAATAGATCATGTAGGTACAAAGACATGGCCAGTTAGTCTTAATGTATTAAAAGTAGATGGAAAGATGCTAGCATGTGGAACAACAACTGGATCAGAAGCTACCATAAACATACGTGAATTTTATAGTAAAGAAGCACGTATTATTGGAGCTTATCTTGGAACAAAATCCCAGCTTGTTTCACTTCATAAATTTATGAAGTTAAAAAGAATAAAACCATTAATCGATAGCATCTATAAATTGAAAGATGCAAGACAGGCGCATGAAAAGATGGAACAAAGCAATCAATTTGGTAAGATCATTCTCAAGATTTAA
- a CDS encoding DMT family transporter: MDIFKKNDRSVLLGYGSVLLASALFGSVPTIAKPITSDINILLLSSMAYLITALTFTPLAKRAKIQIRKKDYGLLITVAICGAAIAPYLYFVGLNQTTASNTSLLSNAEIVFTVLLALLFFKEKLKPIGFIAIGLVLFGVTIITTNFQFSGSLLQLNTGNFLILGSTLLWSLDNNLSRILSTKIDTAKLVQLKSVIGGAVLLGVTFLLHVNLEVNPTQIPYIVLISVVGFGGSLYFFLQGLKRIGTIRTITVFSLSSVFGIVFAFTFLHEQISIYQIIAIAIMLSGIYLINRQESVKEKQEHQSFGL; this comes from the coding sequence TTGGACATATTCAAGAAGAATGATAGATCAGTACTGTTAGGATATGGTTCTGTATTGTTAGCATCTGCACTTTTTGGCTCTGTTCCTACTATTGCAAAACCGATAACATCTGACATCAATATTTTGTTACTTTCTTCAATGGCATATCTCATAACGGCACTTACGTTTACACCATTAGCAAAAAGAGCGAAGATACAAATTCGAAAAAAGGACTATGGATTATTGATAACAGTAGCGATTTGTGGTGCCGCAATAGCCCCGTATTTGTACTTTGTAGGGTTGAATCAAACCACTGCCTCAAATACATCGCTTTTATCAAATGCCGAGATTGTATTCACAGTACTTCTAGCATTACTCTTCTTTAAAGAAAAACTAAAACCAATTGGTTTTATTGCAATAGGATTAGTGTTATTTGGAGTAACTATTATCACAACTAATTTTCAATTTTCAGGTTCATTATTACAGCTAAATACAGGTAATTTTCTTATTCTTGGATCAACTTTGTTGTGGTCTTTGGATAATAATTTGAGTAGAATTCTATCAACTAAAATAGACACTGCAAAGCTTGTACAATTAAAATCTGTTATTGGTGGTGCAGTATTGCTTGGTGTAACATTTCTGTTACATGTAAACTTAGAAGTTAATCCAACACAGATACCGTATATTGTACTCATTAGTGTTGTAGGCTTTGGTGGATCGCTTTACTTTTTCTTACAAGGTCTAAAAAGAATTGGTACTATCAGAACGATCACAGTATTTTCTTTATCCTCGGTGTTTGGTATTGTATTTGCATTTACATTTTTACATGAGCAAATAAGCATCTACCAAATAATTGCAATTGCAATTATGTTAAGCGGTATCTACTTGATAAACAGACAAGAAAGTGTAAAGGAAAAACAAGAACATCAAAGTTTTGGTTTGTAA